In Aegilops tauschii subsp. strangulata cultivar AL8/78 chromosome 3, Aet v6.0, whole genome shotgun sequence, one genomic interval encodes:
- the LOC109738699 gene encoding LOW QUALITY PROTEIN: uncharacterized protein (The sequence of the model RefSeq protein was modified relative to this genomic sequence to represent the inferred CDS: inserted 2 bases in 2 codons), with the protein ERSECNKASQILGLTPWIFPRPNPLQTTGVLVEILVDTLKKNTCGNFPERKGENASRRLKRRRVGVGGGGTTYPEEEGVXPASTACHGAXAKPQPPLRPTSLPRRLTPEKRKPPAPRSSDWLDMDLILPFKIGDFAEAKCFDEGFKGAWFRSKIKDMRVTESGHLEYYLEYIDYTEEANEWIGVFQKNPFNPACLEGKSNGSTEIMLRPSFPRWYRGQHAPKHFPKSEVIARVHDAWKVGDWVDWHNKDCYWTGQIIELTSKNVVEVKFLDHPMGEGQQCLAKKKDLRPALDWSIIKGWTVPLSTAKGKSWQAAHLVHPQSDVEERSSTDEDEALGSSSTVKTPSSDRNTVSKLSNQRMATHISLDPSRRRTRSSCGLLISPLEPATVEPNGNSGSRRYPFRVRRNAAEQQR; encoded by the exons gaACGGAGCGAGTGTAATAAAGCGTCCCAAATATTGGGCCTCACACCGTGGATCTTTCCCCGGCCCAACCCCCTCCAAACCACGGGTGTACTTGTGGAAATACTTGTGGATACCCTAAAAAAAAATACTTGTGGAAATTTCCCCGAGCGGAAGGGGGAAAATGCTTCGAGGCGACTGAAGCGGCGGCGGGTCGGagtgggcggcggcggcacgaCCTACCCGGAGGAGGAGGGCG CCCCAGCTTCCACGGCCTGCCACGGAG CCGCGAAGCCCCAGCCTCCGCTTCGTCCCACCTCTCTCCCCCGCCGCCTCACTCCGGAGAAGAGGAAGCCGCCGGCGCCGAGATCTTCAG ATTGGCTGGATATGGATCTAATTCTTCCATTTAAAATTGGAGATTTTGCCGAGGCAAAGTGCTTTGATGAAGGTTTCAAAGGAGCATGGTTCCGCTCGAAG ATAAAAGATATGCGTGTCACAGAATCTGGGCATCTTGAGTATTACTTGGAGTATATTGACTATACTGAAGAAG CCAACGAATGGATTGGAGTCTTCCAAAAGAACCCATTCAACCCAGCATGCCTGGAAGGGAAATCAAATGGCAGTACTGAAATAATGTTGCGTCCTTCCTTTCCTCGGTGGTATAGGGGGCAACACGCTCCTAAGCACTTTCCGAAGAGCGAGGTGATAGCACGTGTTCATGATGCCTGGAAAGTAGGTGATTGGGTTGACTGGCATAATAAAGATTGCTACTGGACTGGGCAGATTATTGAGTTGACCAGTAAAAATGTGGTTGAG GTAAAATTCTTGGATCATCCCATGGGTGAAGGCCAGCAGTGTCTTGCTAAGAAAAAGGACCTGAGGCCTGCGCTTGATTGGTCCATCATTAAAGGCTGGACTGTGCCTCTTTCGACG GCAAAAGGGAAAAGCTGGCAAGCTGCTCATCTGGTTCATCCTCAATCTG ATGTAGAAGAGAGGAGCAGCACAGATGAAGATGAAGCTCTGGGATCTTCATCAACCGTCAAAACACCTTCGTCAGACAGAAACACCGTATCTAAGCTAAGCAATCAGAGGATGGCGACACACATATCATTAGACCCCAGTCGACGGCGTACCCGCAGTTCCTGTGGGCTACTGATATCTCCATTGGAGCCTGCCACCGTCGAACCGAATGGAAATAGCGGTTCCCGCCGGTACCCCTTTCGGGTCCGAAGGAACGCAGCGGAACAGCAGAGATAA
- the LOC109738701 gene encoding UDP-glycosyltransferase 72B3 has translation MDEANGGVLCRGGGTAEAEAEAGRPPHVAMLVTPGMGHLIPLAELAKRLAARHGATATLITFASTASATQRAFLASLPPAITSLSLPPVDLSDLPPSAAIETLMSEECARAVPALTAILSGLKNTTRLVAFVADLFGADSFDAAAAAGVARRCLFFPTNLHVLTLILHLPELDASVPGEFRDLAEPVRLPGCVPIPGPDILSPLQDKSDPCYRWMVHHGRRYRDAEAILVNSFDAVEPDVARALRAPEPGRPPVYAIGPLIKTDAADVDTDAPREACLEWLDRQPPRSVIFVSFGSGGSLPAEQMRELALGLELSGQRFLWVVRSPSDEGAVNANYYDAESKRDPLPYLPQGFVERTKEVGLLVPSWAPQIKVLAHEATGGFLVHCGWNSVLESLAHGVPMVAWPLFAEQRQNAVVLSEGVGAAIRVPDTKRREEIAAAVREVMAGEGKGAEVRAKVAELQKAAAEGLREGGAATTALDEVVRKWTGGGDD, from the coding sequence ATGGATGAGGCGAACGGCGGCGTGCTCTGCCGCGGCGGCGGCACGGccgaggcggaggcggaggctgGCCGCCCCCCGCACGTCGCGATGCTGGTGACGCCCGGGATGGGCCACCTGATCCCGCTGGCGGAGCTGGCCAAGCGCCTCGCCGCGCGGCACGGCGCCACGGCCACGCTCATCACCTTCGCCTCCACCGCCTCCGCCACGCAGCGGGCCTTCCTCGCCTCCCTCCCGCCGGCCATCACCTCCCTGTCTCTCCCTCCCGTCGACCTCTCCGACCTGCCTCCCTCCGCCGCCATCGAGACGCTCATGTCCGAGGAGTGCGCCCGCGCAGTCCCCGCGCTCACGGCCATCCTCTCAGGACTGAAGAACACGACGCGGCTCGTGGCGTTCGTCGCCGACCTCTTCGGGGCCGACTCCTTCGACGCCGCGGCGGCCGCCGGCGTGGCGAGGCGGTGCCTGTTTTTTCCCACGAATCTCCACGTGCTCACGCTCATCCTCCACCTCCCGGAGCTGGACGCCTCCGTGCCCGGCGAGTTCCGGGACCTCGCCGAGCCCGTCAGGCTGCCCGGCTGCGTGCCCATACCGGGGCCCGACATCCTCTCGCCGCTCCAGGACAAGTCCGACCCCTGCTACCGCTGGATGGTGCACCACGGCCGGCGCTACCGCGACGCCGAGGCCATCCTCGTCAACTCCTTCGACGCCGTCGAGCCGGACGTCGCGCGGGCCCTCCGCGCCCCGGAGCCCGGCCGCCCGCCGGTGTACGCCATCGGCCCGCTCATAAAGACCGACGCCGCCGACGTCGACACTGACGCGCCGCGTGAGGCGTGCCTTGAGTGGCTGGACCGGCAGCCGCCCAGGTCGGTCATCTTCGTCTCTTTCGGCTCCGGCGGCTCGCTTCCGGCGGAGCAGATGCGGGAGCTGGCGCTGGGGCTGGAGCTGAGCGGGCAGCGGTTCCTGTGGGTGGTGCGGAGCCCGAGCGACGAGGGCGCGGTGAACGCCAACTACTACGACGCGGAGAGCAAGAGGGACCCCCTGCCCTACCTCCCACAGGGGTTCGTGGAGAGGACCAAGGAGGTGGGCCTCCTCGTTCCCTCGTGGGCCCCGCAGATAAAGGTGCTGGCCCACGAGGCCACGGGGGGCTTCCTGGTGCACTGCGGGTGGAACTCGGTGCTGGAGAGCCTGGCGCACGGTGTGCCGATGGTCGCCTGGCCCCTCTTCGCCGAGCAGCGGCAGAACGCCGTGGTGCTGAGCGAGGGGGTCGGCGCCGCGATACGGGTGCCGGAcacgaagaggagggaggagatcGCCGCGGCGGTGAGGGAGGTGATGGCGGGTGAGGGCAAGGGCGCCGAGGTGCGGGCCAAGGTGGCGGAGCTGCagaaggcggcggcggagggcctCCGCGAGGGCGGCGCCGCCACGACGGCGCTGGATGAGGTGGTGCGTAAATGGACAGGTGGTGGGGACGACTAG